The following are encoded together in the Chlorocebus sabaeus isolate Y175 chromosome 20, mChlSab1.0.hap1, whole genome shotgun sequence genome:
- the SLC27A3 gene encoding long-chain fatty acid transport protein 3 isoform X3: protein MFASGWNQTVPTEEAGSMAALLLLPLLLLLPLLLLLKLPLWPQLRWLPADLAFALRALRCKRALRARALAAAAADPESPEGGCSLAWRLAELARQRPAHTFLIHGSRRFSYSEAERESNRAARAFLRALGWDGGPGGSDSGAGSAGEGERAAPGAGDAAAGSGAGLTGGNGAARGGGAAALLAPGATVALLLPAGPDFLWLWFGLAKAGLRTAFVPTALRRGPLLHCLRSCGARALVLAPEFLESLEPDLPALRGMGLHLWAAGPGTHPAGISDLMAEVSAEVDGPVPGYLSSPQSITDTCLYIFTSGTTGLPKAARISHLKILQCQGFYQLCGVHQEDVIYLALPLYHMSGSLLGVVGCLGIGATVVLKSKFSAGQFWEDCQQHRVTVFQYIGELCRYLVNQPLSKAEHGHKVRLAVGSGLRPDTWERFVRRFGPLQVLETYGLTEGNVATINYTGQQGAVGRASWLYKLIFPFSLIRYDVTIGEPIRDPRGHCVATSPGEPGLLVAPVSQQSPFLGYAGGPELAQGKLLKDVFRPGDVFFNTGDLLVCDDQGFLRFHDRTGDTFRWKGENVATTEVAEVFEALDFLQEVNVYGVTVPGHEGRAGMAALVLRPPHSLDLMQLYTHVSENLPPYARPRFLRLQESLATTETFKQQKVRMAEEGFDPSTLSDPLYVLDQAAGAYLPLTPTRYSALLAGDLRI, encoded by the exons ATGTTTGCTAGCGGCTGGAACCAGACGGTGCCGACGGAAGAAGCAGGCTCCATGGCTGCCCTCCTGCTGCTGCCCCTGCTGCTGTTGCtaccgctgctgctgctgctgaagcTACCCCTCTGGCCGCAATTGCGCTGGCTCCCGGCGGACTTGGCCTTCGCGCTGCGCGCCCTGCGCTGCAAAAGGGCTCTTCGAGCTCGCGCCCTGGCCGCGGCTGCCGCCGACCCGGAAAGTCCCGAGGGGGGCTGCAGCCTGGCCTGGCGCCTCGCGGAACTAGCCCGGCAGCGCCCCGCGCACACCTTTCTCATTCACGGCTCGCGGCGCTTTAGCTACTCGGAGGCGGAGCGCGAGAGTAACAGGGCTGCACGCGCCTTCCTACGTGCGCTAGGCTGGGACGGGGGACCCGGCGGCAGCGACAGTGGCGCGGGGAGCGCTGGAGAAGGCGAGCGGGCGGCGCCGGGCGCCGGAGATGCAGCGGCCGGAAGCGGTGCGGGGCTTACTGGAGGGAACGGTGCGGCCAGAGGTGGAGGAGCCGCCGCCCTTCTGGCACCTGGAGCAACCGTGGCGCTGCTCCTCCCCGCCGGCCCAGACTTTCTGTGGCTCTGGTTCGGGTTGGCCAAGGCCGGCCTGCGCACGGCCTTTGTGCCCACCGCCCTGCGCCGGGGCCCCCTGCTGCACTGCCTCCGCAGCTGCGGCGCGCGCGCGCTGGTGCTGGCGCCAG AGTTTCTGGAGTCCCTGGAGCCGGACCTGCCCGCCCTGAGAGGCATGGGGCTTCACCTGTGGGCTGCAGGCCCAGGAACCCACCCTGCTGGAATTAGCGATTTGATGGCTGAAGTGTCCGCTGAAGTGGATGGGCCAGTGCCAGGATACCTCTCTTCCCCCCAGAGCATAACAGACACGTGCCTGTACATCTTTACCTCTGGCACCACGG GCCTCCCCAAGGCTGCTCGGATCAGTCATCTGAAGATCCTGCAATGCCAGGGCTTCTACCAGCTGTGTGGTGTCCACCAGGAAGATGTGATCTACCTCGCCCTCCCACTCTACCATATGTCCGGCTCCCTGCTGGGCGTTGTGGGGTGCTTGGGCATTG GGGCCACAGTGGTGCTGAAGTCCAAGTTCTCGGCGGGTCAGTTCTGGGAAGATTGCCAGCAGCACAGGGTGACCGTGTTCCAGTACATTGGGGAGTTGTGTCGATACCTTGTCAACCAGCCCCTG AGCAAGGCAGAACATGGCCATAAGGTCCGGCTGGCAGTGGGCAGCGGGCTGCGCCCAGACACCTGGGAGCGTTTTGTGCGGCGCTTTGGGCCCCTGCAGGTGCTGGAGACATATGGACTGACAGAGGGCAATGTGGCCACCATCAACTACACAGGACAGCAGGGCGCTGTGGGGCGTGCTTCCTGGCTTTACAAG CTTATCTTCCCCTTCTCCTTGATTCGCTATGATGTCACCATAGGAGAGCCGATTCGGGACCCCCGGGGGCACTGTGTGGCCACATCTCCAG GTGAGCCCGGGCTGCTGGTGGCCCCGGTAAGCCAGCAGTCCCCATTCCTGGGCTACGCTGGTGGGCCAGAGCTGGCCCAGGGGAAGTTGCTAAAGGATGTCTTCCGGCCTGGGGATGTTTTCTTCAACACTGGGGACTTGCTGGTCTGCGATGACCAAGGTTTTCTCCGCTTCCATGATCGTACTGGAGACACCTTCAG GTGGAAGGGGGAGAATGTGGCCACAACCGAGGTGGCAGAGGTCTTTGAGGCCCTGGATTTTCTTCAGGAGGTGAACGTCTATGGAGTCACTGTGCCAG GGCATGAAGGCAGGGCTGGAATGGCGGCCCTGGTCCTGCGTCCCCCCCACTCTTTGGACCTTATGCAGCTCTACACCCACGTGTCTGAGAACTTGCCACCTTATGCCCGGCCCCGATTCCTCAGGCTCCAG GAGTCTTTGGCCACCACAGAGACCTTCAAACAGCAGAAAGTGCGGATGGCAGAGGAGGGCTTCGACCCCAGCACCCTGTCCGACCCACTGTACGTTCTGGACCAGGCTGCAGGTGCCTACCTGCCCCTCACACCTACCCGGTACAGCGCCCTCCTGGCAGGGGATCTTCGAATCTGA
- the SLC27A3 gene encoding long-chain fatty acid transport protein 3 isoform X2: MFASGWNQTVPTEEAGSMAALLLLPLLLLLPLLLLLKLPLWPQLRWLPADLAFALRALRCKRALRARALAAAAADPESPEGGCSLAWRLAELARQRPAHTFLIHGSRRFSYSEAERESNRAARAFLRALGWDGGPGGSDSGAGSAGEGERAAPGAGDAAAGSGAGLTGGNGAARGGGAAALLAPGATVALLLPAGPDFLWLWFGLAKAGLRTAFVPTALRRGPLLHCLRSCGARALVLAPEFLESLEPDLPALRGMGLHLWAAGPGTHPAGISDLMAEVSAEVDGPVPGYLSSPQSITDTCLYIFTSGTTGLPKAARISHLKILQCQGFYQLCGVHQEDVIYLALPLYHMSGSLLGVVGCLGIGATVVLKSKFSAGQFWEDCQQHRVTVFQYIGELCRYLVNQPLSKAEHGHKVRLAVGSGLRPDTWERFVRRFGPLQVLETYGLTEGNVATINYTGQQGAVGRASWLYKLIFPFSLIRYDVTIGEPIRDPRGHCVATSPGEPGLLVAPVSQQSPFLGYAGGPELAQGKLLKDVFRPGDVFFNTGDLLVCDDQGFLRFHDRTGDTFRWKGENVATTEVAEVFEALDFLQEVNVYGVTVPGA, translated from the exons ATGTTTGCTAGCGGCTGGAACCAGACGGTGCCGACGGAAGAAGCAGGCTCCATGGCTGCCCTCCTGCTGCTGCCCCTGCTGCTGTTGCtaccgctgctgctgctgctgaagcTACCCCTCTGGCCGCAATTGCGCTGGCTCCCGGCGGACTTGGCCTTCGCGCTGCGCGCCCTGCGCTGCAAAAGGGCTCTTCGAGCTCGCGCCCTGGCCGCGGCTGCCGCCGACCCGGAAAGTCCCGAGGGGGGCTGCAGCCTGGCCTGGCGCCTCGCGGAACTAGCCCGGCAGCGCCCCGCGCACACCTTTCTCATTCACGGCTCGCGGCGCTTTAGCTACTCGGAGGCGGAGCGCGAGAGTAACAGGGCTGCACGCGCCTTCCTACGTGCGCTAGGCTGGGACGGGGGACCCGGCGGCAGCGACAGTGGCGCGGGGAGCGCTGGAGAAGGCGAGCGGGCGGCGCCGGGCGCCGGAGATGCAGCGGCCGGAAGCGGTGCGGGGCTTACTGGAGGGAACGGTGCGGCCAGAGGTGGAGGAGCCGCCGCCCTTCTGGCACCTGGAGCAACCGTGGCGCTGCTCCTCCCCGCCGGCCCAGACTTTCTGTGGCTCTGGTTCGGGTTGGCCAAGGCCGGCCTGCGCACGGCCTTTGTGCCCACCGCCCTGCGCCGGGGCCCCCTGCTGCACTGCCTCCGCAGCTGCGGCGCGCGCGCGCTGGTGCTGGCGCCAG AGTTTCTGGAGTCCCTGGAGCCGGACCTGCCCGCCCTGAGAGGCATGGGGCTTCACCTGTGGGCTGCAGGCCCAGGAACCCACCCTGCTGGAATTAGCGATTTGATGGCTGAAGTGTCCGCTGAAGTGGATGGGCCAGTGCCAGGATACCTCTCTTCCCCCCAGAGCATAACAGACACGTGCCTGTACATCTTTACCTCTGGCACCACGG GCCTCCCCAAGGCTGCTCGGATCAGTCATCTGAAGATCCTGCAATGCCAGGGCTTCTACCAGCTGTGTGGTGTCCACCAGGAAGATGTGATCTACCTCGCCCTCCCACTCTACCATATGTCCGGCTCCCTGCTGGGCGTTGTGGGGTGCTTGGGCATTG GGGCCACAGTGGTGCTGAAGTCCAAGTTCTCGGCGGGTCAGTTCTGGGAAGATTGCCAGCAGCACAGGGTGACCGTGTTCCAGTACATTGGGGAGTTGTGTCGATACCTTGTCAACCAGCCCCTG AGCAAGGCAGAACATGGCCATAAGGTCCGGCTGGCAGTGGGCAGCGGGCTGCGCCCAGACACCTGGGAGCGTTTTGTGCGGCGCTTTGGGCCCCTGCAGGTGCTGGAGACATATGGACTGACAGAGGGCAATGTGGCCACCATCAACTACACAGGACAGCAGGGCGCTGTGGGGCGTGCTTCCTGGCTTTACAAG CTTATCTTCCCCTTCTCCTTGATTCGCTATGATGTCACCATAGGAGAGCCGATTCGGGACCCCCGGGGGCACTGTGTGGCCACATCTCCAG GTGAGCCCGGGCTGCTGGTGGCCCCGGTAAGCCAGCAGTCCCCATTCCTGGGCTACGCTGGTGGGCCAGAGCTGGCCCAGGGGAAGTTGCTAAAGGATGTCTTCCGGCCTGGGGATGTTTTCTTCAACACTGGGGACTTGCTGGTCTGCGATGACCAAGGTTTTCTCCGCTTCCATGATCGTACTGGAGACACCTTCAG GTGGAAGGGGGAGAATGTGGCCACAACCGAGGTGGCAGAGGTCTTTGAGGCCCTGGATTTTCTTCAGGAGGTGAACGTCTATGGAGTCACTGTGCCAGGTGCCTAG
- the SLC27A3 gene encoding long-chain fatty acid transport protein 3 isoform X1 codes for MFASGWNQTVPTEEAGSMAALLLLPLLLLLPLLLLLKLPLWPQLRWLPADLAFALRALRCKRALRARALAAAAADPESPEGGCSLAWRLAELARQRPAHTFLIHGSRRFSYSEAERESNRAARAFLRALGWDGGPGGSDSGAGSAGEGERAAPGAGDAAAGSGAGLTGGNGAARGGGAAALLAPGATVALLLPAGPDFLWLWFGLAKAGLRTAFVPTALRRGPLLHCLRSCGARALVLAPEFLESLEPDLPALRGMGLHLWAAGPGTHPAGISDLMAEVSAEVDGPVPGYLSSPQSITDTCLYIFTSGTTGLPKAARISHLKILQCQGFYQLCGVHQEDVIYLALPLYHMSGSLLGVVGCLGIGATVVLKSKFSAGQFWEDCQQHRVTVFQYIGELCRYLVNQPLVLETYGLTEGNVATINYTGQQGAVGRASWLYKLIFPFSLIRYDVTIGEPIRDPRGHCVATSPGEPGLLVAPVSQQSPFLGYAGGPELAQGKLLKDVFRPGDVFFNTGDLLVCDDQGFLRFHDRTGDTFRWKGENVATTEVAEVFEALDFLQEVNVYGVTVPGHEGRAGMAALVLRPPHSLDLMQLYTHVSENLPPYARPRFLRLQESLATTETFKQQKVRMAEEGFDPSTLSDPLYVLDQAAGAYLPLTPTRYSALLAGDLRI; via the exons ATGTTTGCTAGCGGCTGGAACCAGACGGTGCCGACGGAAGAAGCAGGCTCCATGGCTGCCCTCCTGCTGCTGCCCCTGCTGCTGTTGCtaccgctgctgctgctgctgaagcTACCCCTCTGGCCGCAATTGCGCTGGCTCCCGGCGGACTTGGCCTTCGCGCTGCGCGCCCTGCGCTGCAAAAGGGCTCTTCGAGCTCGCGCCCTGGCCGCGGCTGCCGCCGACCCGGAAAGTCCCGAGGGGGGCTGCAGCCTGGCCTGGCGCCTCGCGGAACTAGCCCGGCAGCGCCCCGCGCACACCTTTCTCATTCACGGCTCGCGGCGCTTTAGCTACTCGGAGGCGGAGCGCGAGAGTAACAGGGCTGCACGCGCCTTCCTACGTGCGCTAGGCTGGGACGGGGGACCCGGCGGCAGCGACAGTGGCGCGGGGAGCGCTGGAGAAGGCGAGCGGGCGGCGCCGGGCGCCGGAGATGCAGCGGCCGGAAGCGGTGCGGGGCTTACTGGAGGGAACGGTGCGGCCAGAGGTGGAGGAGCCGCCGCCCTTCTGGCACCTGGAGCAACCGTGGCGCTGCTCCTCCCCGCCGGCCCAGACTTTCTGTGGCTCTGGTTCGGGTTGGCCAAGGCCGGCCTGCGCACGGCCTTTGTGCCCACCGCCCTGCGCCGGGGCCCCCTGCTGCACTGCCTCCGCAGCTGCGGCGCGCGCGCGCTGGTGCTGGCGCCAG AGTTTCTGGAGTCCCTGGAGCCGGACCTGCCCGCCCTGAGAGGCATGGGGCTTCACCTGTGGGCTGCAGGCCCAGGAACCCACCCTGCTGGAATTAGCGATTTGATGGCTGAAGTGTCCGCTGAAGTGGATGGGCCAGTGCCAGGATACCTCTCTTCCCCCCAGAGCATAACAGACACGTGCCTGTACATCTTTACCTCTGGCACCACGG GCCTCCCCAAGGCTGCTCGGATCAGTCATCTGAAGATCCTGCAATGCCAGGGCTTCTACCAGCTGTGTGGTGTCCACCAGGAAGATGTGATCTACCTCGCCCTCCCACTCTACCATATGTCCGGCTCCCTGCTGGGCGTTGTGGGGTGCTTGGGCATTG GGGCCACAGTGGTGCTGAAGTCCAAGTTCTCGGCGGGTCAGTTCTGGGAAGATTGCCAGCAGCACAGGGTGACCGTGTTCCAGTACATTGGGGAGTTGTGTCGATACCTTGTCAACCAGCCCCTG GTGCTGGAGACATATGGACTGACAGAGGGCAATGTGGCCACCATCAACTACACAGGACAGCAGGGCGCTGTGGGGCGTGCTTCCTGGCTTTACAAG CTTATCTTCCCCTTCTCCTTGATTCGCTATGATGTCACCATAGGAGAGCCGATTCGGGACCCCCGGGGGCACTGTGTGGCCACATCTCCAG GTGAGCCCGGGCTGCTGGTGGCCCCGGTAAGCCAGCAGTCCCCATTCCTGGGCTACGCTGGTGGGCCAGAGCTGGCCCAGGGGAAGTTGCTAAAGGATGTCTTCCGGCCTGGGGATGTTTTCTTCAACACTGGGGACTTGCTGGTCTGCGATGACCAAGGTTTTCTCCGCTTCCATGATCGTACTGGAGACACCTTCAG GTGGAAGGGGGAGAATGTGGCCACAACCGAGGTGGCAGAGGTCTTTGAGGCCCTGGATTTTCTTCAGGAGGTGAACGTCTATGGAGTCACTGTGCCAG GGCATGAAGGCAGGGCTGGAATGGCGGCCCTGGTCCTGCGTCCCCCCCACTCTTTGGACCTTATGCAGCTCTACACCCACGTGTCTGAGAACTTGCCACCTTATGCCCGGCCCCGATTCCTCAGGCTCCAG GAGTCTTTGGCCACCACAGAGACCTTCAAACAGCAGAAAGTGCGGATGGCAGAGGAGGGCTTCGACCCCAGCACCCTGTCCGACCCACTGTACGTTCTGGACCAGGCTGCAGGTGCCTACCTGCCCCTCACACCTACCCGGTACAGCGCCCTCCTGGCAGGGGATCTTCGAATCTGA